The genomic interval TGGAGGAACTGTCTGATGAGCGATACCAGCTCCTACAGAGGTAAGGGTGTGTGCTGGCACACATTAACCAAAACAAAAACTTCATGTTAAGCATGAACATCCTCTAtatgtgtttcagaaagtggaTTGAATCCGAACATTCCCTGGTTGCGTACTTCCTCTGCATGTACTTTTGGGAAAACAGCATAGTCCTGGACCATAACACCTATCCCATCAATAGCTTGCTTGCCACTTGGAATGAGTAAGAAGCAGCAGTCCATCACTATAGTATAGTCCTAGCTCATCTAATTCATGCTCGATTACATAATCTAGATATCTCGAACATACTTAAGCAAAGAGTGTTATAGATGCATGAATGTTAACCCTTAACTGTCACTGTCCCGTATATGGGGCACCTAAGTTTActtcaaaatgttacaaaaaaatcctGTTTATTGTTAAACGGTTGCTACAAATTGTGTAGGAACAGTAATAGATTaatgacaagagtgcacctcCAAACACATATAACAGGTCTTCTGACTTTTGTCACAAAAAACTTATTTCCTTGCTTTTTCCCCATCGCTAGAAACCGTCATaatttatatatcatttgaaacctCCCAGTTCTTCCTGtgaaaatcattttgaaatcGGACACTGCGTTACCATAAAAATCGTTCTTTAAAATCTTTTAGTGGACTCATCCCTCTTAGTGGGAGGTGTCATAATCCAAATATATTACGGACTTTTAGAATTAAAACTTTTCATAATATTGACAAAATACATAACGTTGGAAATTTCAAGATTGCATATTTTGTGGCTTCTTATTTTGTCATAGACTTAATTTTGAGAGcgaaattaatacatttgtgatGGAATAATGCATCAAAAGTATTCAATGGTGTTTGAGTGGCACCTGGTGGCTTTTTGTAGTATAACacctaaacaaaattgcataggaattttgaatttttttttttttaaatcaacgtAATTTGGAAAATACTTAAGACATATGGCTTTAATTGTATAGCAATTTTGGATTaatatatgttataaaatataaaataaaaagtacagtacattttcttaaccataaataaaaactttaaaattaaaaagtaacttctgcaataatctgcagattgtcttatttaaaaagagaccaaccttaggTTTGTATTCAAAAACGTTTaagaattaaaacaatttaagttAGAATAGTGTTCTTTAACACCTATGTTCAAAAAGAGGGGGTGACAGTGACGAGGCAGTTTCTAATGTTAAATTGGTTTGGATGTTTTAGATATACCTGATTTACATTTATCCAGAGGGATAACTGGATTGCCACTATAAAGCAGTTTAGCAATAGTACATGTTATATGAAAATGAATCTGTCGTGCAATTTGCAAATGTActgcatttgatttttttagaTCGCACATCCCCTGGCAGCTGAGCTTAAAACTGTATCTTGAGTGCAACGTAAGAATATTTTCTATTAATTCATGTCATGGTGTAATGCaaactttcaaaaatatatttggctaaatcttaacttgtgttttaaaggtgagctgctcttctctctctTGCAGGTGGCCAAACTTACTCCAGAAAAACGTAAAATCCTGCATCTTATCCAACAGCGAGGAAAATAAGTGACCAACATCCTGTTTTAAAAACTAATTCTTTTAATGTACATACAGAGGGATTTAATGTTTTCATAGATTATacgattttttttctccctttttccAGGCTTTTGTTTTCCTTCGTTTAGGAATTAACCAGTATTTTGCAATATTATGTGCCTTTACAGACCTATGATCAATATCTGGTGGATGTTAAATACAAAGTTCTATTCCACAGCAGAACAATATAGCATGCGGATAATGTAAATATACTGTTATTGCTGGGCaaaagcaaattttcatttgaaGGCAATAAAAGCTAAGCAAAACTACTCTATAGAACACAAATCATTGCCTAGTTCGTGTGAATGACACTTTCACAGTTTGAAAACAGAGTTTGTGGTGTAGCTGAATCTGAGGACATTAGGTGGAACATCCATGAAATGCAGCTTGATGAGTTCAGATAAATAATTAAGGATTTTCTTATCGTCTCTGTGAATTTCAGAATGAAAACATTGTGTCCATGTACTCTCCCGAGGTCTTCTCGGTGTATGGAAACCATGCGAAAATGTTAAAAGGAATGCTGTGGTGACAAGCTTGCTGTGCACACTTTGAGCAAACATGAAGTAGGTGTTTCCACGTTTAAAGTGGTTTCTTGATTCCACCAGCGGGTTGAGAAGGGTACCATTGTAGACTGGGCAGCGCAGTGTCTTTTGATCCACATCTAGAATACTGAGGTATCGGCTGTGATGGCCCAGGCAGTGAGGCATATTTGTGTAAGTATAACAACACATCCTGagtaaatacacaaaacaaatggtCAAGATGACTTCATCTTGGCTAACTGTATATATGCTGTTTTTATCTTAATGACAGTTGTTAAAATTTCACTAAAAGAATGAGGAAGAAAACACTGAATGTTTAAGCCACATACAAGAGGCACTCAACCCTGCACCTAAAGGTCTGCTTGATAAGTCATGAAACATTGACCTTTCGTTCTGGATCAAAGCCTCTACTCCATAGCACAACTTTAACAGGATAGTGTTTATTAGTTAGAATTGTCATTagttactcgccctcatgtctttccaaacctgtaagacttgttcatctttggaacacaaattaagattgtCGTTTCTTACCCTTCATAAAccgcaatgcaactgacacattcaaggcacAGAAAAGTAGTAATGAAATTgttaaaactgtaatgttatgaagttacaatgatactttttgtgtgcagagaaagcaaaaataatgacttattttcaatttGTGCTCCAAAGATGACCGatggtcttaagggtttggatcAATGTGAGGGGGAGctttcgtttttgggtgaactatacctttatgCTGATGATGCACGGGGCCATTTTGGGCAATGTTACTATCAATTGATGACAGACAGAAATGTGTTACCCATTCTCAATGTAAAAGTGCCTTAgcaacattgtttaaaaaaaaatagttgccccatgtatcatcagcataaagcttttttttctaaGGCTACAACTACACAAAGCCAGAGCTTAACCTAATCTGATCTTTTtttcctcataaaaaaaaaaacaaaaaaatcccgTCCACATGGGGTCGTATAAAGGAATATCTGCATCCAAACAAAACCAGTCAAAGCTACTGAAAACGATGTAATATACATGCCAGatcagtatgtggcgctgtaattttGCCACAGAGACGACGACTTGGAGCATGCGCATAAACCTTGCGTGCTCTATACAAACCTTTGTTGTTCTTACATGATGTATCGGTATCTGACTTGGGTCAACATGTGGGGTGATGACATCAtagtttcaaaaaatatatacagatggCCCAGTCCACACGAAAATGCAAAGACAGCactttcagatttatccactctgggataATAAATAGTGGTTTCACCTTCTGAAAACGCCGGATGCGTGTGGATGAAAcacctatccgataaaaaaaattgtgcgtaTAAACAGAAACGCATCTCCGTGTAGACGGGGCCTAAAAATCTtgggcctggtttcacagacagggcttagactaagGCGGCATTAGGCCATAGCTCAATTCAGACATTTTTATAAACTCGcctaagaaaaaaacattactgttgTGCATTCGGAAACAAAATAAAGGCACAAAATCAGTCTTAGATTTTAGTCTGGCATTGGGCTTAAGACTTGTCTGAAACTGAAAGTTGGTGTACTACGGTTTCCAGACCCTAATGTTTTAATGATTCAGAAAAGATGAATCCCTACCTGACCAACTAAGATTTAAGCTATGGATATAAAGTAATTATGTAGTAGTACAgatcaacaaaaaaaattacgtCAGCACAGTTCGTGGTTTGATTGTGATCTGAGAAGAGATTGTCAATCccccagaggacctcagatgaagACAACCCTCAAACAACATacaaaactaccaaattttgaTCGAGAAACAcaatcattgctgttaatagtgttcactcTCTGTTTGATGACATGACATTAACTGTCTGATTTTTACCATACATTTCTGCTATATGGACATCAACTTGAGATAGTAGCCACTGATAAGatattactaaatatataatgtagGAACTTTAATTTCCTGTTTAGCTGCTTTGCAATGTTTTACATCAAGAAaatcgctatacaaataaacttgaattgatttGAATCTTAAAGTGTTTTGATCCAGAAACAGTGACATATGTCAGACTTATCCAGATACCTTCCTGTTTACCCACAAAATATATGGATGTTATTTCTTATCAAGATATTtgatttacatttgaaaacaggAAGTCAAACATGTTTAAGATACAAAGATGTTACCTGTTAAAGCCGATAAGTTTCCAGTTGAGCAGGTCCGATAGCTGCAGCGGTGTTGAAGTCCAAGGTTGAATGCCGTCTCTGTATCTACTCAGATGTGGCATGTACACAGACAGTGCTGTAACCATCCGCCTCACTGCAGCCTCCTCGCTGCCTAGTACTACCAAAGTTCGGCCACACAGAAGGCTAAAAACTGCATGTACTGCAAAGGGAAACTGTCGCAAAAACTGCAACGCTGCTCGTCCTACTCTGCCATGTCTCCGTCTGGTCCCACCTCTTTTATTCTTTGGAAGACAAGTAGGAAAAGTGCATTCGGAGGTTGTAGAGGCAGTGGTGCTCCTATAGCTGAAGCAGTCTGATAAATCATCGGGTACCATTCGGCAGGGCTCATCTAACAAAGGGAGAGGTATTGAATCGGATGCATGACAAACATCTTGGGAGCTTGACCGACTAATTGTCATAATCATAGGACAGTCAGGTGGGGTTAAGATGACCGCAGGATAAAAATATTGCGGCTCCTCCATACAGGCACCTCCATGATCTCCAGTGACTTCATTTCCCTCACCGTAAACACACTCAACTTGTTTGTCCTCTTGTTTGTGAGATATTTTTTTCTCAACAGTCTCTTGTTCTGGACTTTCTTCATCAATTGCACAAGGGTATGAAGCACGCAGGTCTTCTGGTAGGATTGATTCCGTTGTGCAGAGCACCTCAATGCTGTCTTCACTACAAGTCCGTATGGTAGTTACCCTCCCTTGCCTCAGACCATCTAGCATGGTTGTAGTGGACCAAGGTGGAGGTCTTTGCAGTGCTGTTTCCATTAGTATATTTGAACCCTGGGATCTGAAGGACTTCTCTGTCCCTAAGACCTCAATACTATCTCCACTACTAATACTGGTCTTCATCAAAGCTGAAACACACATTTCCACATTTTCTTGGCAATCTGAAGCTGAAACTACACCCCCATTTTCCATTTCAGTCTCTACTCCATAGGATTTTGGGGGTCGGTTATCCTTGGCTGGGGTATTTACAGAGCTGGGTACAGCCGGAGATTGGCTAGATCCACCCAGCTCTAGTTTGATTGGCACCATTTCAACACAGGAGACATATGACTCAAGACTGACAGGTTCACTAAAAATTGATGGTGCAGGAAGAAACAAGGGTTGTCGGACTGAATTCTGACCAGCTATTCCAATCTGCAACCCCACTTCCTCTTCCAAGTCACATGAATCCTCAAATAAGAAATTGGTAGATTGGAGGTTGCAGAGAAGATCATGGCAAAGTTGCTGTGAGTAGAGATGGCAGGCGTCTCCTCTGAATGACTTTTCAATGGAGATGAGTTGCTGTAGAGCTTGTTGGTGGAAGTAGCAATCACACAACTCTTCGAGAGTTTTCAGACGCTTGTCAAATCGACAAGATGAAATGTTGTTAATTGGCTTCAGAGAATGTGAGGGTATGTCCGTGCAAGGTAAAATATTACATTCTAGCACTGGCCCAGCATGCCTTAAATCATCCAGGTCAAACTCAAAAGAATGAGGAAGGTCTTCGGGTTCATAAGGAGAATATTCAGAGTCTCTAAGCTTCCTAGTTCGGAAGCAAGTGACCTGTTTTAGAAGGCTTTTgtattcttgaattgatttttctACATTGGCCAGTTCATCAACTTTGTTGGGCAATGGTGTTGGGCAAGATCCTTTATCCTGCTTGTTCTTCCTTCTTCCTCCAAACTGTTCATCTCTGTCATAAGTTATACAAGACCTATTCCCTTTTTCACACTCTACTTCTGCCTTTCTTGAAATTTCACATGTGCCTTTCCCTTGTAATTTGATTTCATCTTTGTGAGATAGTGATTTCTCTTTCAGTTTCACATCTAATGTAGGTATACCATTTAACGTGCATTCCCTTTCATTGGCACACATTACAGATGCATTATTTgactctctttctatttctccAAGTAACACGACTCTTGTATACTCCAAATCTCTCAGTTTTATCTCCAGTTCCGTTGCGAAGTTCTTCCTGTTCCCTGTTTTCAGACATTCAGAGACTTTGGAGAACTCTGCGGCAAGCTGCTGGAATTGCTGTATAATTTTATTCTCATCAGATGACACATAGGCAAGGCAGAGAGGTCGCACAAACCCTCGA from Carassius auratus strain Wakin chromosome 26, ASM336829v1, whole genome shotgun sequence carries:
- the smcr8b gene encoding guanine nucleotide exchange protein smcr8b, whose translation is MISSPDLVGFTKETEFSEIVIDPSVLPEELSVPLYPYNGDTTPWSKMSGANFTKDFILLSEFSEQVGPQPLLTVPPETKACGTFDLNHFSLRIMSVDYQTSLTGPAGCGSLKLNFVEDSKVVLGDSREGVFAYVHHLTLYDLEARGFVRPLCLAYVSSDENKIIQQFQQLAAEFSKVSECLKTGNRKNFATELEIKLRDLEYTRVVLLGEIERESNNASVMCANERECTLNGIPTLDVKLKEKSLSHKDEIKLQGKGTCEISRKAEVECEKGNRSCITYDRDEQFGGRRKNKQDKGSCPTPLPNKVDELANVEKSIQEYKSLLKQVTCFRTRKLRDSEYSPYEPEDLPHSFEFDLDDLRHAGPVLECNILPCTDIPSHSLKPINNISSCRFDKRLKTLEELCDCYFHQQALQQLISIEKSFRGDACHLYSQQLCHDLLCNLQSTNFLFEDSCDLEEEVGLQIGIAGQNSVRQPLFLPAPSIFSEPVSLESYVSCVEMVPIKLELGGSSQSPAVPSSVNTPAKDNRPPKSYGVETEMENGGVVSASDCQENVEMCVSALMKTSISSGDSIEVLGTEKSFRSQGSNILMETALQRPPPWSTTTMLDGLRQGRVTTIRTCSEDSIEVLCTTESILPEDLRASYPCAIDEESPEQETVEKKISHKQEDKQVECVYGEGNEVTGDHGGACMEEPQYFYPAVILTPPDCPMIMTISRSSSQDVCHASDSIPLPLLDEPCRMVPDDLSDCFSYRSTTASTTSECTFPTCLPKNKRGGTRRRHGRVGRAALQFLRQFPFAVHAVFSLLCGRTLVVLGSEEAAVRRMVTALSVYMPHLSRYRDGIQPWTSTPLQLSDLLNWKLIGFNRMCCYTYTNMPHCLGHHSRYLSILDVDQKTLRCPVYNGTLLNPLVESRNHFKRGNTYFMFAQSVHSKLVTTAFLLTFSHGFHTPRRPRESTWTQCFHSEIHRDDKKILNYLSELIKLHFMDVPPNVLRFSYTTNSVFKL